From the Gammaproteobacteria bacterium genome, the window GGTGTTCGAAGGCACCCCCGGCGCGCTGCACTAAACTAATTCTCCTGGCGTGGCGATACAGGGCTGCGGCGCGACGGCTGCAGCACGGCACCTGACCGCGTCACCTATTGACCCCGTTAACCAACCCCTTAAGGCTGATGAGTAAAAATCTGGTCATTGTGGAATCGCCGGCCAAGGCGAAAACCATCAAGAAATACCTGGGCAAGGACTTTGAAGTACTCGCTTCCTATGGGCATGTGCGCGACCTGCTGCCCAAGGAGGGCGCAGTCGATCCCGAGCACGATTTCGCCATGAAGTATCAGCCCATAGAAAAAAATGAAAAGCATGTGGCCGCCATTGCCAAGGCGCTGAAAAAGGCCGATGCCCTCTACCTTGCCACCGACCCGGACCGGGAAGGCGAAGCCATTTCCTGGCATCTGTGTGAACTGCTGCGGGAAAAAGGTGTGCTCAGGGACAAACCGGTCAAACGGGTGGTGTTTCACGAGATCACCAAGCGCGCCATCCAGGAGGCCATGGCCCAACCCCGCGATTTGGGCCTGGCCCTGATCAACGCCCAGCAGGCCCGCCGGGCTCTGGATTACCTGGTGGGCTTCAATCTTTCGCCCCTGCTATGGAAAAAAATCCGCCCGTCCCTGTCCGCCGGACGCGTGCAAAGCCCGGCTCTGCGCTTGATCGTGGAGCGCGAGGAAGAGATCGAGAAATTCACTCCGCGCGAGTACTGGACCATCGAAGCGGACTCGGCCAGGGGCAAAGACAAGTTCGTCGCCAAACTACAGCAGTACGCGGGCAAGAAGCTGACCCAGTTCAGCGTCACCAGGGCCGAACAGGCCGCTGAAATCGAAAAAACCCTCACTGCTGCCGCCAAGGGCCAGCTCACCGTCGCCAAGGTGGAGAAGAAGTCCCGCAAGCGCAACCCCGCACCGCCCTTTATCACCTCCACCTTGCAACAGGAAGCCTCCCGCAAACTGGGCTTTTCCGCCCAGCGCACCATGCGCATCGCCCAGCAGCTCTACGAAGGGGTGGACATCAATGGCGCCGCCGTGGGCCTGATCACCTACATGCGGACCGACTCGGTGAATCTGGCGCAAGAAGCCGTGGCGGCGCTGCGGGAATTTATCGCCGGACGCTACGGCGCCAAAGCGGTGCCGAAAAAACCCAATGTTTACAAAACCAAGTCCAAAAACGCGCAAGAGGCCCATGAAGCCATCCGGCCGACCACCGCCAGCCAGACGCCGGACTCGGTCAAAGCCCACTTGAGCGCCGATCAGTTCAAACTCTACGATCTGATCTGGAAGCGCACCGTCGCCTGCCAGATGATCCACGCCACTTTGCACACGGTGAGCGTGGATCTAAACCCCGGCACCGACGGCGCCCACGTTTTCCGGGCTACCGGTTCCACCATTGCCGAGCCGGGTTTCATGGCCGTCTACCAGGAAGGGGTGGACGACGCCAAAACCGGCGACGAAGAGAAAATGCTGCCGCCTTTGCAAGAGGGCGACAAAGTGAAGCTGGTGAAACTGCGTTCAGAACAGCATTTCACCGAGCCACCACCGCGCTTCAGCGAAGCCACCCTGGTGCGGGCCCTGGAAGAGCACGGCATCGGCCGGCCCTCCACCTATGCCGCCATCATTTCCACGCTGCAGCAGCGCGAATACGTTACCCTGGAAAAACGCCGCTTCCATCCCACCGATGTGGGGCGGGTGGTCAACCGTTTTCTGACCACCTACTTCACCCAATACGTGGACTACGACTTCACCGCCCGCATGGAAGACGAGCTGGACGCCATTTCCCGCGGTGAAGAGGACTGGCACCCGGTACTGCGCAAGTTCTGGGAACCGTTCCGGGACAAGGTCAAAGACATCGACGAGAACGTCGCGCGCAAAGACGTCACCCAGGAGATAACGGACGAGAAGTGCCCCGAGTGTGGCAAAGCCTTGAGTATCCGCCTGGGCAAGCGCGGACGCTTCATCGGCTGCAGCGGTTATCCCGAATGCAACTATACCCGCAGCCTGGGCGGCGAAGAGCGTCCCTCTGAACCTGAGAAAGTGGAAGGACGCGAGTGCCCCAAATGCGGCGCCGATTTATACATCCGCACAGGGCGCTACGGGAAATTCATCGGCTGCAGCGCCTATCCCAAATGCAAGCACATCGAGCCACTGGAAAAACCCCAGGACACCGGCGTGACCTGTCCGGCATGCGGCAAGGGCACGCTGCTGCAGCGAAAATCCCGCTACGGCAAGATTTTCTATTCCTGCTCCACCTACCCTGAGTGCAAGTACGCCGTGTGGAATCTTCCGGTGAAAGAGCCCTGCCCCAAATGCAACTGGCCCATTCTCACCATCAAAACCACCAAGCGGCGGGGCACGGAGAAAGTCTGCCCCCAAAAAGAATGCGATTATGCCGTGCCCGCTGAAAATGCGGAGCAGGCCGCTGCAAGCTGAGCGCGTCCGGCCTATTGTTGCAAGGCCGCCACTATGGCATCGCGATCCAGATGGGGCGCGAAAAGATGGATGAACTCGAAGGCGTAGGCACGCAGGAAGCGCCCCCGGCGGATGCCGATACGGGTGGTGCTGGGCTCGAACAGGTGGGCCGCATCCAGCGCCACCAGGTGGGCATCCCGGCTCGGGTCGTAGGCCATTTTCGCCAGTATTCCCACCCCCAGCCCCAGTTCCACATAAGTTTTGATCACATCGGAATCGATGGCCGTCAGCACCACATTGGGCTGCAAACCCCTGGCCTCGAAGGCGCTGTTGATCTTTGATCGCCCGGTGAAGGCGAAATCGTAGGTGACGACGGGATAGCGGGCGATGGCCTCCAAGGTGAGCGGCTTCACCTCCGTCAGGGGATGTCCCGGTGGTACCACCACACAGCGGTTCCACTGGTAGCAGGGCAGCATCACCAACTCGGCAAACTGCTCAATGGCCTCCGTGGCGATGGCAAAATCAACGCTGCCCGTGGCGGCCATCTCCGACACCTGGGCCGGATTGCCCTGATGGATGTCCAGGCGCACTTCGGGGTATCGCTGCGTGAATGCTCGAATCACCGCCGGCAGGGCATAGCGGGCCTGGGTATGCGTGGTGGCAATGGACAAGGTGCCCCGGGTCTCGCTGGAAAACTCATCCCCCACCCGCTTGATGTTATCCACCTCTCCCAGCACCCGTTCGGCAATCTCCACCACCGCCCGGCCGGGGTGGGTGAGCCCCATCAAACGCTTGCCTTTGCGCTCGAAGATCTGCACCTTGAGTTCATCCTCAAGAAGCTGGATCTGATGGCTCACGCCGGGCTGGGCGGTGTGCAGGCTGGCCGCGGCCTGGGATACATTGAAGCCGTTTTTGACCACTTCCACGATGTAACGCAATTGGCGCAGGGTCATGGCAAAATATACCCAATTGTGATTAAACTATAAGATTATATTATTTTTCATACTATACAAGCCTTGTTACTGTGACCGGCTCAATGGGCGTATTGTCTTTTCCGGCATGTCCGACAGACCGCTTTCCCTTGCGGGGCAAAGCCTGAGGCTTTGGGCAGCAGCCGCCTGTGAATTACAATTTCCGGCTCGCACCACGGCCCGCACGCTGTCCAGCGGCGTTTTCAAGCCGGCAACACAACCATTGTCGGGTGAACGTCGCGGCACAGGGAGGTGCCGCCATTGGGGCCAGCCACTGGGAGCCCGCGAAACACCCGCCATGTTGCCAAACGGCGGGCGGATTCGCAGGTGACCATCAAACAGCCCAGGACGAGCTGTTTGATTGCCGGGTCAATAATCTGCGTTGTGGCAACAAGATCCAGATGAAGATGAAGGAGAGTAACGCCCCTGGGGCGTGAACAACATTATGAACGCGAACACCAACCTGGTTGATGACGAAGAAATCAGCCGCTATGAAGAGTCGGTCGAGGCATTTATGGACGGGCGCATGGACGGCGACCGTTTCATGTCCTACCGTTTGCAGCACGGCATTTACGGCCAGCGTCAGGACGGCGTGCACATGGTGCGTATCAAAGTGCCCGGCGGTGGCCTGAACGCGGCGCAGCTTGGCGTGATCGGCGATTGCCTGGAGCGCTACTCCCAACACGACTGCGCCCACGTCACCACGCGCCAGGATATCCAAATCCACCATGTCCCCATACGGGAGACTGCAGTGGTCATGCGCGCCCTGGGTGAAGCGGGGCTCACCACCCGCGAGGCCTGCAACAACACCGTCCGCAACATCACCGCCTGTCCCCTGGCCGGGGTGTGCCCCAGGGAACACACCGACATCACCACCCACCTCATGGGCGCTGTGCAACGCTTTTTGCGATACCCCCTCACCCAGCAGATGCCACGTAAGTTCAAAATCAGCTTCTCCGGCTGCGAGACCGATTGCGCCCAGGGCCTGATGCACGACCTGGGCGTGGTGGCAGTGAACAACAACGGCCGCTTCGGCTTCAAAATCCTCGCCGGAGGGGGCCTGGGTCACAAACCCCGGCACGCCATCACCGTGGAAGAATTCATCGAAGAGCGCGATCTGCTGGCCTCCATGGAAGCCCTGCTGACCCTGCACAACAAATATTCCGACCGCAAGCGCCGCGCCCGCGCCCGAATCAAATTCCTGGTAGACAAATTCGGCGCCGAAGGCTTTTTGGAGAAATACCGCGAGGAACTGGCCCGTACCAAGGTGGCCTATGCCGACTACGATACTCCCAAGGGCCAGTGGCAGGCCGGCGCCACCACCGGTGAGCTGCCCCTGCCCGGCGCGCCCCGCCACACTCTGGAGCAAAAGCAGGCGGGCCTGTTCGTGCTCCCCATCAGCCTGCCCACCGGCGATATCACGGCGCCGCAGCTCAGGGGCATTGCCCAACTGATGACGGACCACGGCATCAAGGAAATCCGCACCAGCCAAGACCAACAGCTCATGCTGGTGGGGGTGGCGAAAATCAAACTGGATCCCTTGCGCCAGGGCCTGACCGCGCTGGGTCTGGGCGAGCCGAAAACGGGCGACAACATCGTTGCCTGCCCCGGCACGTCCACCTGCCGTCTGGGTATTACGTCGTCGAAAGTGATCGCCCCCAAACTCAGCGCTGGTCCCCTGGATTTGCGCATTCGCGTCAGCGGCTGCCAAAACGGCTGCGCCCAGCCGGAAACCGGGGACATCGGCATTTACGGCGAGGGCAAACGCCTGCACGGCAAACTCGTCCCTCATTATCAAATGTACCTGGGTGGCGACGGCCGCAGTGGAGGGGGGCTGGCGCTGAAGGGCCCCTCCATTCCGGTCATGCGCATCGAGCAGGCCGTGGCACGCCTGAGCAGCCACTACCGCGAAGACCGCAACGGTGAGGAAAGCTTCTATCACTGGCTGCGCCGCCGCGGCATGGATCACGTGACCGAACTCCTGGCCGATCTCAAAACCGTGGCAGAGAGCGAGGTCACCGTCCTGGCCCGCGATCACGGCGAAGAAGAGCAGTTCCGCGTCCTGCAACTGGGTGGCGGCGAGTGTGCCGGCGCAGCGCAGAGCCTGGTATCCGCCAATTTTGCCGAGGCCGCCCATGAGCGCAGCTACCGCGACGCCTTCCGCCTCCAGCGCCAGCCCGAGGACGCTATCGAGTGCGCCGAGCAGATGCTGCGCCTGCTGGCCCAGTCGGTGCTGTTCTTGGCCGGCCGGGAAGCGCCCGGGAGCCTGGCGGAAATGGCCACCTTGCTCGCCGAAGCCCTGCCCGACAACTCTCTGGGTGCTCAGCTGGCCGAACTCGTCTCCGCCCTGAACGCGCAGCGCCAGCATTTCGAGGACCACGCCATGAAAGCCCTGTCCGTCCGCATGGACCAGTGGATGCTGGACGCCGCGGCCACTTGCCAGGCGGTGGACCAGCAACTGGACCTTTCCGCCTCCCTGCCGACCCTGGACACCGGTGGCCCTGCCACCGCGCCGGTGATTGACCTTACCGGCTATGGTTGTCCGCTGCACTACATCAAGGCGCGCAACGCCTTGCGCGACCACCGCTCGGGTGAAGAAGTGGAATTCCTGTTCGTCTCAGGTGACCCGTCGGAGCAGGTGAAATCCAGCCTGGCCAGCGACGGCCACACCGTGGTAAGCGTAACGGAAGAGGCAACGGCCACCCGCATACG encodes:
- the topA gene encoding type I DNA topoisomerase; translated protein: MSKNLVIVESPAKAKTIKKYLGKDFEVLASYGHVRDLLPKEGAVDPEHDFAMKYQPIEKNEKHVAAIAKALKKADALYLATDPDREGEAISWHLCELLREKGVLRDKPVKRVVFHEITKRAIQEAMAQPRDLGLALINAQQARRALDYLVGFNLSPLLWKKIRPSLSAGRVQSPALRLIVEREEEIEKFTPREYWTIEADSARGKDKFVAKLQQYAGKKLTQFSVTRAEQAAEIEKTLTAAAKGQLTVAKVEKKSRKRNPAPPFITSTLQQEASRKLGFSAQRTMRIAQQLYEGVDINGAAVGLITYMRTDSVNLAQEAVAALREFIAGRYGAKAVPKKPNVYKTKSKNAQEAHEAIRPTTASQTPDSVKAHLSADQFKLYDLIWKRTVACQMIHATLHTVSVDLNPGTDGAHVFRATGSTIAEPGFMAVYQEGVDDAKTGDEEKMLPPLQEGDKVKLVKLRSEQHFTEPPPRFSEATLVRALEEHGIGRPSTYAAIISTLQQREYVTLEKRRFHPTDVGRVVNRFLTTYFTQYVDYDFTARMEDELDAISRGEEDWHPVLRKFWEPFRDKVKDIDENVARKDVTQEITDEKCPECGKALSIRLGKRGRFIGCSGYPECNYTRSLGGEERPSEPEKVEGRECPKCGADLYIRTGRYGKFIGCSAYPKCKHIEPLEKPQDTGVTCPACGKGTLLQRKSRYGKIFYSCSTYPECKYAVWNLPVKEPCPKCNWPILTIKTTKRRGTEKVCPQKECDYAVPAENAEQAAAS
- the cysB gene encoding HTH-type transcriptional regulator CysB; the protein is MTLRQLRYIVEVVKNGFNVSQAAASLHTAQPGVSHQIQLLEDELKVQIFERKGKRLMGLTHPGRAVVEIAERVLGEVDNIKRVGDEFSSETRGTLSIATTHTQARYALPAVIRAFTQRYPEVRLDIHQGNPAQVSEMAATGSVDFAIATEAIEQFAELVMLPCYQWNRCVVVPPGHPLTEVKPLTLEAIARYPVVTYDFAFTGRSKINSAFEARGLQPNVVLTAIDSDVIKTYVELGLGVGILAKMAYDPSRDAHLVALDAAHLFEPSTTRIGIRRGRFLRAYAFEFIHLFAPHLDRDAIVAALQQ